In Sphaeramia orbicularis chromosome 7, fSphaOr1.1, whole genome shotgun sequence, one genomic interval encodes:
- the LOC115422181 gene encoding haloacid dehalogenase-like hydrolase domain-containing 5, with protein MRGLLPFYRGLCTLSNRQARRKAGIVGSRCGFCGTQSNSKAQPSFGLLFDIDGVLVRGKMPIPAAKKAFEKLVDSQGQFVVPVVFVTNAGNCLRQTKADQLSHILGVPITQEQVIMSHSPLRMLKKYHDKCVLVSGQGPVLEIAKNLGFQNVVSIDMLRESFPLLDMVDHNRRPKLPSNLVRNLPKVEVVILFGEPIRWETNLQLIIDILLTNGNLSSAHQTQKMPHLPLLACNMDLMWMAEAQSPRFGHGTFLVCLENIYKKITGEDLKYEALMGKPSELTYHFAEYLIRCQAVQKQWKLPVTSLYAIGDNLMTDIYGANLYNRYLEERVARKNPKAVAKMAAATGSTTAVPQDEETDNLWESELALPSATSCKSILVCTGVYNPNAEVPTDANHCIKETVFHGHRDFRFDPALVEPGHIVKDVAEAVDVIFEQEKFVPQF; from the exons ATGAGGGGACTCCTGCCGTTTTACCGGGGCCTGTGCACCCTGAGTAACCGTCAAGCCAGACGAAAAGCTGGGATTGTCGGTTCTCGGTGCGGGTTTTGCGGAACTCAGTCTAATAGCAAG GCACAGCCGAGCTTTGGGCTGTTGTTTGACATCGATGGTGTGCTTGTCCGGGGAAAGATGCCAATCCCTGCTGCCAAAAAGGCGTTTGAGAAGCTGGTCGACTCTCAGGGACAATTTGTGGTGCCGGTTGTTTTCGTCACAAATGCAGGGAACTGCCTCAGACAAACAAAAGCAGACCAGCTCTCTCACATCCTGGGAGTCCCT ATTACACAGGAACAAGTCATCATGTCCCACAGTCCCCTAAGGATGCTTAAGAAGTACCACGACAAGTGTGTGCTGGTGTCAGGACAAGGGCCTGTCCTGGAAATTGCTAAAAA TCTCGGCTTTCAGAATGTGGTCAGCATTGATATGTTGAGGGAATCCTTCCCTTTGCTGGACATGGTGGACCACAACAGGAGACCCAAACTGCCG TCCAATCTTGTCAGAAACCTCCCTAAGGTTGaag TGGTGATTCTTTTTGGGGAGCCAATTCGATGGGAGACCAACCTACAGCTTATTATTGATATTTTGTTGACCAATGGAAACCTCAGCAGTGCTCACCAAACCCAAAAGATGCCTCACTTGCCCCTGCTGGCCTGCAACATGGACCTCATGTGGATGGCTGAGGCCCAATCTCCACG GTTTGGTCATGGGACATTTCTCGTGTGCCTAGAAAACATTTATAAGAAGATAACAGGGGAGGACCTGAAGTACGAGGCTCTAATGGGAAAACCCAGTGAGCTCACCTACCATTTTGCAGAGTACCTCATCAGATGTCAGGCTGTGCAAAAGCAATGGAAACTTCCCGTCACGTCTCTTTATGCTATAGG GGATAACCTTATGACTGACATCTATGGTGCCAATCTATACAACCGCTACCTGGAGGAGAGGGTTGCAAGAAAAAACCCAAAAGCTGTTGCAAAGATGGCGGCCGCTACGGGTTCCACCACTGCTGTCCCCCAAGATGAGGAGACCGACAACCTGTGGGAGAGCGAGCTCGCACTGCCGTCTGCTACATCCTGTAAGTCTATCCTGGTCTGCACGGGCGTCTACAACCCCAACGCAGAGGTGCCCACTGACGCCAACCACTGCATCAAAGAGACTGTGTTCCACGGGCACCGGGACTTCAGATTTGACCCTGCGCTGGTAGAGCCCGGCCACATCGTGAAGGACGTGGCAGAAGCTGTTGACGTCATCTTTGAGCAGGAGAAGTTTGTGCCTCAGTTTTAA
- the cnbpa gene encoding CCHC-type zinc finger, nucleic acid binding protein a isoform X2 has product MEMSSSNSECFGCGRSGHWVKHCPNAGGGRGRGRGRGRELFCYRCGDQGHMARDCDQTEDACYNCHRSGHISRDCKEPKKEREQLCYTCGKAGHMARDCDHANEQKCYSCGGFGHIQKLCDKVKCYRCGEIGHVAVHCSKASETNCYNCGKAGHLAKECTIEATA; this is encoded by the exons ATGGAgatgagcagcagcaacagcgAGTGCTTTGGATGTGGCCGCTCTGGGCATTGGGTCAAGCACTGTCCTAATGCTGGAGGTGGACGTGGACGCGGCAGGGGTCGGGGACGAG AGCTGTTCTGCTATCGGTGCGGAGACCAAGGACACATGGCACGGGACTGTGACCAAACTGAGGATG CGTGCTACAACTGCCACAGGAGTGGTCACATTTCCCGGGACTGCAAGGAGCCTAAGAAAGAGAGGGAGCAGCTGTGCTACACCTGCGGCAAAGCTGGACATATGGCCCGCGACTGTGACCATGCCAATGAGCAGAAGTGCTACTCCTGCGGTGGGTTCGGTCACATCCAGAAACTTTGCGATAAGGTGAAATGTTACAG GTGTGGTGAGATTGGTCATGTTGCTGTGCATTGCAGTAAAGCCAGTGAAACTAACTGCTACAACTGCGGAAAGGCAGGCCACCTGGCAAAAGAGTGCACCATTGAAGCCACCGCATAA
- the gp9 gene encoding platelet glycoprotein IX codes for MLLSFGLGIFLFLATSGVHTAGQHCRCSGLPPDGLQVNCSFLNLKKLPHLPPDITELHMHNNELTTVSPGVFDRLVHLKKVSLTGNPFHCDCRIQYLRNWLLKNRHVVSKEPTCATPVFVAQIAISKLSDDFFTSCSGTRCTGGVYNIIMGVMLCFLIALLLWSLRLAKKSTFTLYIDKKHEGFEADSLRSLKPKHRRRLNTLLSEDSDSVTWTEDLERPLLSTELLPQVLDVLHKKHNIKIKAT; via the coding sequence ATGCTCCTCAGTTTCGGATTAGGCATCTTCCTTTTCCTGGCCACATCAGGTGTGCACACTGCTGGCCAGCACTGCCGCTGTTCAGGCCTCCCTCCTGATGGGCTGCAAGTCAACTGCAGTTTTCTCAACCTCAAAAAGCTGCCTCATCTGCCTCCAGACATCACAGAGCTCCACATGCACAACAATGAActcaccacagtgtcaccagGTGTGTTTGACAGATTGGTTCATCTGAAAAAGGTCTCCCTAACTGGGAATCCTTTCCATTGTGACTGCAGGATCCAATACCTGAGGAACTGGTTGCTGAAAAACAGGCACGTTGTCTCTAAGGAACCTACCTGTGCCACTCCAGTCTTTGTGGCTCAGATTGCCATCTCTAAACTCAGCGATGACTTTTTCACCTCCTGCTCAGGAACACGATGTACTGGTGGAGTATACAACATCATAATGGGGGTGATGCTATGCTTTCTCATTGCTTTACTTCTGTGGAGTCTGAGACTTGCCAAAAAATCCACTTTTACTCTATATATAGACAAGAAACATGAAGGATTTGAGGCCGATTCGTTGCGTTCACTTAAGCCCAAACACAGAAGGAGGTTAAACACATTACTGTCAGAGGACTCAGACTCTGTGACCTGGACTGAGGATTTAGAGAGGCCACTTTTAAGTACAGAGTTATTGCCACAAGTACTGGATGTGTTACACAAGAAGCACAATATAAAGATAAAGGCAACCTAA
- the cnbpa gene encoding CCHC-type zinc finger, nucleic acid binding protein a isoform X1: MEMSSSNSECFGCGRSGHWVKHCPNAGGGRGRGRGRGRGKELFCYRCGDQGHMARDCDQTEDACYNCHRSGHISRDCKEPKKEREQLCYTCGKAGHMARDCDHANEQKCYSCGGFGHIQKLCDKVKCYRCGEIGHVAVHCSKASETNCYNCGKAGHLAKECTIEATA; this comes from the exons ATGGAgatgagcagcagcaacagcgAGTGCTTTGGATGTGGCCGCTCTGGGCATTGGGTCAAGCACTGTCCTAATGCTGGAGGTGGACGTGGACGCGGCAGGGGTCGGGGACGAGGCAAGG AGCTGTTCTGCTATCGGTGCGGAGACCAAGGACACATGGCACGGGACTGTGACCAAACTGAGGATG CGTGCTACAACTGCCACAGGAGTGGTCACATTTCCCGGGACTGCAAGGAGCCTAAGAAAGAGAGGGAGCAGCTGTGCTACACCTGCGGCAAAGCTGGACATATGGCCCGCGACTGTGACCATGCCAATGAGCAGAAGTGCTACTCCTGCGGTGGGTTCGGTCACATCCAGAAACTTTGCGATAAGGTGAAATGTTACAG GTGTGGTGAGATTGGTCATGTTGCTGTGCATTGCAGTAAAGCCAGTGAAACTAACTGCTACAACTGCGGAAAGGCAGGCCACCTGGCAAAAGAGTGCACCATTGAAGCCACCGCATAA